In a single window of the Terriglobales bacterium genome:
- the ftsY gene encoding signal recognition particle-docking protein FtsY: MSRGFRVPPLQPMIQTLFGGSEKKSGFFDRMKEAVTRTRENLTGRLEDIVGAREIDRATLDGLEGSLLGADLGTAVTQQVLGTLREKADRKQIKDVGELKRLLKEELLQILAATSERPVKKVEGPEVILVVGVNGTGKTTTIGKLAQHFRAQGKTALMAAADTFRAAAIEQLEIWGSRTGVEVIKTKPGGDPSAVLYDALQAATARGTDYVIVDTAGRLHTKSPLMEELAKMRRTAGKLVADAPHEVLLVLDATTGQNGLQQARLFTQSAGVTGIVLTKLDGTAKGGIVVAISRELGLPVRYVGVGEKAGDLLPFDPREFVDSLFA; the protein is encoded by the coding sequence ATGTCGCGCGGCTTCCGCGTGCCGCCGCTCCAGCCCATGATCCAGACCCTGTTCGGCGGCAGCGAAAAGAAGTCCGGCTTCTTCGACCGCATGAAGGAAGCGGTCACGCGCACCCGCGAGAACCTGACCGGGCGGCTGGAGGACATCGTGGGAGCGCGCGAGATCGACCGCGCCACCCTGGACGGCCTGGAAGGCTCGCTGCTGGGCGCCGACCTGGGCACCGCCGTCACCCAGCAGGTGCTGGGCACGCTGCGCGAGAAGGCCGACCGCAAACAGATCAAGGATGTGGGCGAACTCAAGCGCCTGCTCAAGGAAGAGCTGCTGCAGATCCTGGCCGCCACCAGCGAGCGCCCGGTGAAGAAGGTGGAAGGGCCGGAGGTCATCCTGGTGGTGGGGGTGAACGGCACCGGCAAGACCACCACCATCGGTAAGCTGGCGCAGCACTTCCGGGCGCAGGGCAAGACCGCGCTGATGGCCGCCGCCGACACCTTCCGCGCCGCCGCCATCGAGCAACTGGAGATCTGGGGCTCGCGCACCGGGGTGGAGGTCATCAAGACCAAGCCCGGCGGCGATCCCTCGGCGGTGCTCTACGACGCGCTGCAGGCGGCCACCGCGCGCGGCACCGATTACGTCATCGTGGACACGGCGGGGCGGCTTCACACCAAGTCGCCGCTCATGGAAGAGTTGGCCAAGATGCGGCGCACCGCGGGCAAGCTGGTGGCGGACGCGCCCCACGAGGTCCTGCTGGTACTGGACGCCACCACCGGCCAGAACGGGCTGCAGCAGGCCCGCCTGTTCACCCAGTCGGCGGGCGTCACCGGCATCGTGCTCACCAAGCTGGACGGCACCGCCAAGGGCGGCATCGTGGTGGCCATCTCGCGCGAACTGGGCCTGCCGGTGCGCTACGTGGGCGTGGGCGAGAAGGCCGGCGACCTGCTGCCCTTCGATCCCAGGGAGTTCGTGGATTCGTTGTTCGCATAA